The window AATGAAATATTGTCTCCCGAATCAGGGTTTGCCAGGCGTTGGCAGGTGTCCCAACAGATATGGAAAACCAGAagagcacacacattcattttagGGGTGGTGTCAACATGGGGATTGGATCATTTAATCTGGTGAGAGCAATAGAAAACATTGCATTCGTACTATAgaactttgtgtttttgcactCCTGCTGCTGTTGAGTGTGAAGTTGTGTCACAATTACCTTACCCTAACCTACTTTGTTATCAGATGGTGTCTCTGCTCCCATCCAAAGTCCTCAGACTGATGGAGTTTTTGGGCTTCTCAGGAGACAGGGTAGGTGCCATCAGTCACATTTTTCCCCAGTAAAACTCACAATATACTATTGGTGTTACTATAGCAAAGATTTTCTGTCAAAACAAAGAACCATTTGCTAATTATCTTACAGGAAATGGGTTTGTCAGAGTTGAGAAAAGGAGCAACCTGCAACAGCCTGCGCTCCATCCTCAGCACCCTGACTCTGCTGATGTTTCATCTCTACATTACAGTGATTCTGGGTAACTTTCTCCCAGGAATTTAAATCCCTCATTTATTTGTAGATAAAACTGATGTTTATCATTATATTAAGATTTGTAATGTCAGAAAATGCTGCTCATGTTCTTCTCTCAGGTACTGGTGAAGGAAACCTTACTGAGGCTGAAGCTCTGCTGGAGCCCTACATTGAAAAGTTCCCGAATGTGAGCGTTTTTTGTTGTAGCTGACTCTAACCAATGGCAGATCTCACTATTTTCTTGCCCCCGTCCTCAGGGAATCCTTTTTAATTAATGTGTTTTGTATCTGGTCCACAGGGAGCGCTCATTCTTTTCTACATTGCAAGAATTGCTTTGCTCAAAGGAAACTTCTCATTTGTGAGTACTGGTAATAGCTGGTCTAACAGGATTTGTCTAAAGTAgctcaatgtttttaaaatgcagttGTAGAAAGAAAACTGAACACATAAGTCTGGGTTTCTCCACAGGCCCAGCAGAAGTTTCTGGCATGTATAGCCACACAGCAGGAGTGGCGTCAGATTCACCACCTGTGTTACTGGGAGCTGATGTGGGCCTACTGCTTTGAACAAAATTGGACGGAGGCATATCGATACGCTGACCTGCTCTGCAAAGAGAGCAAGTGGTCGCCGGTAACGAATATAACCTTTTCAGCCTGATGTAAAACTGTTTGTATTTACATTCCTTATGACAAGCTGATTGCTCTTCTCTTGCAGGCCATCTACACGTTCCACAAAGCGGCCATCTTGAGCATGCTACCAGAGGAACAAGTAACCACACTGGGAGAAAATGTGGTGGAGTTATTTAGGTTTGCTCAGAGAACCAGTATTTGGTCACACAACTCTGTAAGTTCTGTAATCATACAGTAactgtgaaatgtgtttttgtctgtaggCAGGTGGAGGGTCTCAGACGGAGGATTGCTGGGAAGTCGATTCCAACAGAGAAGTTTGCCGCAAACAAGGCGAAGCGATACTCTTCTTCCAACCCTGCGAAACTATCCGTGCCTGCTTTGGTGAGGAAGTGTGTATGCACTATAACTTTTAATGACTCAACATTGAAAAGTCAGTACTGGCTTAATAACAACCATCTTTTTCCCCACAGGAGATGATGTACGTATGGAATGGTTTCACAATAGTTGGCAAAAGACCCGAATTGACTAAAAGCATCTTGACCACCTTGGAGGAAGCAGAGGAGCTGCTCAGAAATGATCCAAGTTGGAGCAGAACTTTAAAGCACATTGactaaagtgttttttgtttttccctcacGCCCATGTGAAACTAACCCCATGTTATCTACTGTGTAGACCCATCGGAGTATCACCTGGATGACCAGTGTGTTGTTCAGCTGTTAAAGGGCCTGTGCTTGAGACAGCTGGGGCATCTGGCCAAGGCTGAGCTCTGCTTCAATCATGTCATTTCCAGGTGAGGCAATTTTAATGCCAAATGCATCACACATTCTCAGAAACTCTGGTTGCAAATAATCTATTACACTGGCTAAAAGactttaagtagttttaatTAATGCTCCATCCTCCTCCACTATCCTCCCTCTGGCTACAGTTTGCATCTGAACAGACTCCATAAAGTTGTTAATATGTAAAACTTTATAGTGCTTTTTAAATTCCTAAAATGACAGTGAGTGTGGAATGCACTGTTGCCTGATGGATGAAACCAAAACTACTAATGTGAAGACTAGTTTCTTTGTAAATACACTGCTACATGTGATGTGAATTACATTGGCTGTCTTTGCTAATTTTCCATACATACCTAGTCTTGcattatatacatactgtagatcCTACTTTGTGTGATGTGGAGACTTGCAGTTACGGCACAACTGGAATTAAATTTGGCCTCTGTCCATCTTTTTTTGAACCCTAATAGACCCATGGATTGActttgatttaatatttttttgcagTGAAAAAGATATCAAGCATGACAACTACCTGGCGCCATTCACAATGTATGAGCTGGGCCTGTTGCACAAGCAGAAAGGTGACATCAACACAGCCATCACAGTCATTGAAAATGTCACGTAAGTATTTTTAACCCATCTTCAATCCTAGGTAACATTTAATTCcacatttttattcatctttaaaaaaaaaaaaaattaaaaaaaaaaaagcctgcttCTGGATGTCTTCCTTTGTAGTCAAGGtggcatttcccaaaatgcttTCATGAAATATGGCTGCCCAACAAAGTGAAATTCCATACTGCCATCATGTTGCACAAAGAGCTGATAAGTGATCTTATTTGTAGGATGAACTACAAAGACTACCACATGGAGTCGAGGCTACACTTCCGCATCCACGCAGTACTCAACACCATGGGCTCTTTTTCAGCCAAGGCTCCCCCTTCACGTACGCCAGTGTAAGAGACCGTTTGGAAGGATGCTCGCAAAGGACAAACGACCTGAAACTTGAAATTTTCTAGATGTGCTTGCTGCCAGCCCCTTGATGATGGTACGGCATACATCCAAACTTACAGTTgcaaccccttttttttttttttttttaattctttgaaTTGAATCTAGAGCAAGAACAGTGAAGTAGACTCTGTTGGCGACTTTAGGAATAGCTTGAAGATGACTTGGTTATTTCCATAATTACACTACAGCTGGTCAGAACCAGGGCAGCGTAAACTCAAGGAGAATGAGGATCAAGAAGCAAAACGCCTAGCTTTCACTGGTATTAACACTTCTTGTTAGAAGTCTCCAAAAATGTTATCCAGTCTGAGACTGTTTCACTTGTCTtggttatttttattcattgtaTTAAATCTTTCTGTCAATATTTTAAGGATGTTGATGACCTACAGTTAAGCCATGTTCTACAACTTAACATtctcttgtttaaaaaaaaaaaaaaagtgtctcatTTGATAAATAATATTATCCTAAAAACAGCATATGAATCAAATTATGTTCTATAGTTAATGGTGGTACAAAATGTAAGGCGTTATGCAAGATGTTTGAATACATTAGGTCACTGTATTCTCTAAGTGAAGGTGGTTCTTATCTTGCTCTATGTCCCATCACTGTATCTGTTGGCTAGTGAGAATATGATCAGTACATCAGTTTTCTGATTAGATAGTTCTTCCTCTCTGATTGAAAGTGAATGCTGCATTTAAATTGCATAGTAGTATTTGCTTGAAATAAACACCCGAGGTCTGTCTGAAGGTGCACATTTCAGTACACCTTCTGGGTAATTTAATAAAAGCTTAAACCTGGAGGATTTTCTGCCCACCTCAGTTCATGTTCCAGATTTTAAAAGGGATCCGAATTGTACTCAGCACAGCTATCCATAATAAACCTAACATTACATACCTAATCAGAGCTCATTATAATATAATCAGGCAGTCTCATTGATCTCTTTTCCAAGAGAGACCTGAGAACCAGAACACAAACACCAGAACAGAAACACAACTGTACAAGGACTTAAGAACacgaatcataaaaaaaacttcagatagTAATTAAACTTTAAACTCTCCACGGGGGATGCAAGGTCATTCCATTTAAAAGAAGTATCAGAAACTACTTCCGGCAACATGTGCGTAAGGATTTTGTTGTAAAGGAGCATTTTTACATTGCTGTACTGTATTGTACCTTAAGTAAAACATCTGAGAATTTGTCCACCAATTCCCAAATATgcctattttttttccattcataACAACACAAATATAGTAAAATATACTGAATAAATACATACCAAGAGGAAACATAGTAGGTTGGATTTTGCTGCCAGTGCGGGTGAGCAAGTGGGAGATGATCAGCTGACTCTggcggaggaggaagagggatgAAGAAGATGGAAGGAAACAGAGACGAAGCAGAAAAATGTCTTAATATAGCGACGAGATCCCTCGAAGCCGGAGATAAAGAGAAAGCGTTGAAGTTTCTCAACAAAGCAGAAAAGCTGTATCCAACCGAAAGAGCCAAAGGTAACGTTAGGTCCGCCTGACCCCGTCCGGGGCTGTAAATtagtgttagctagctagtagcgtTAGCTGACGTTTGTTAACGTCACTAGCGGTGTACGCTTACATGAAGTTACCTGTTGACTCTTGCAAAACACATTTGTATAATTAGTTGACGTTAGTCGCGATTAAGGTTTGGTTGTAAGACAATAAATTAGGCAACACACATCTGAGTTAGCGTTAGCTAATGGGCCTAGCATTATGTtcgctaactagctagctaacctagcCAGCGCTTCGCTGTTGTGGACTTCTCAGTAATTTTGGGTAATATGATGTTGAGTGTTAGCCTGTTCTTTGCCGCTATCAGTGAAGCATTGTAATGCTCCAGAATACCAACAACTGACACAATTTAGCTAACCGTGAAACGTCAATCCATGATATTGCCTTCAGTGATTCAGAGGGCAATGCTAGCTGTCACTCATTGTAACGTCTTAAAAGCTAGCTGGACTCTAAAGCATTTTTCTATCTGTCATTTTACTGTCACTTCAAGTAAATACACTTTGGCCTGGTTACGTTATTGATGCTGCAACTTAGTTTAAAAGCTGTGGATTTGTAGGGATTTCGGGGAGGGCAGAACAGGCAGGTGGAGTCTGGAGAAGGATGTGGTCACGGCTCGGACTTAATGCTGGCCAGCCGACTGACAATCCTTTAATTGAATAATTGACCCAGAGTATAGGCTAATTCGGGACATACAACTGTGTCTCTGTAAAATGACGATCGACGAAGTAACGATGGGACCGACAAAGTGCTTTGGATTGTAGTTCTAAAAGGCTCTTTGcaagattgtgtgtgtatagtttGGATAAacttggttgtgtgtgtgtgtgtgtgtgtgtgtgtgtgtgtgtgtgtgtgtgtgtgtgtgtttcacaagCTTTCCAAAGGAAGTTAAGGACTGGACCTtgggggggaaaagaaaaaaaactaaatggcaAATATATGGTCACCAATTTGCTGAAAAGTTTGTAAGACCACTGAGTTGGAGCCACTGCTTCTCAACACCTCTGGCACTAAAAGTCTGAGAGAGTCTCTGAGAGGGTTTAGATGTGTAcaggtctggcattgagtaaccAGGGACTCACATACCCAGTTGATGCAATCCAGGGCATCACACATAAAAGGTTGACTTCAGAAGGCAGACCAAGCATTTTTAACCTAGTTTTAATCACGACAGCCGCATGGGGGTGGTTCAACCTGTCTCACAAGTAACTTTAATTTTGTCCTACTGTTTTTGAGTTATCTCTGTATgagtagtacttaggtctgtttgcaatgcacatgtgtatacacactgcatggtgttgtatatctgtttatGATATCACTGTTTAGAATGTCActgatgttccaaaacactttttgtcaacaaaaatctgtctttattgcccaataaataaataaataaaaacatgtgacACAcataaaaggcactcaaatgtgtaaaattaaaaaaagacacaagaccacaaacaaaactacagctattctgatattccagatGCGTCTGATGCCGGTTGGTCAGTAACCCTTCCCTcacatcagtgtcccgtatcataaccaacaacaatgtacaagtgcttgaacaggaattaattacaaatgattacagtaATGCAGTAccaatacaataatgaatggctacaacatgaacacctgatttaagaaacttctgctcgttttcagcccaaaagtggatcagctgccaTGTATCCTCCTGcatccctgtgtgatacaggacggtttATTAACGGTTTAGCATGTATCGATGTCTCCAAAGCAAGTAGTGTTGTGCACGGATATCAAGCAAAATTCTCTGCTAAtagttaaaactgtagacatgcatagagtccattcaaggcagagaaatgcgggactgttgtgcaaatcagcAATGTAACGTGAACATTAGTGGTTAGCATAGCAAACTAGCGATTTTTCaaaagtttcaattaagaaCATGGTGGCAAATATGTATGTACAAGACTGTCAcagtttttaaatcaattatttaagccaaaaatacttacatttaaggTCTCTCTGGTCAATCCTGCtgccattgttgcctgttgcgcAATGTACATGGATACNNNNNNNNNNCAAGTAAGCTCGCGTCCTcccttggttttaagggctgTGCACCCCTTCGTCTTACCCCTAGCCCTCGATCGAAATGAGTATTGGGACAGCCTTACTCTCGCGTGAAGG of the Etheostoma spectabile isolate EspeVRDwgs_2016 chromosome 2, UIUC_Espe_1.0, whole genome shotgun sequence genome contains:
- the ttc39b gene encoding tetratricopeptide repeat protein 39B is translated as MENNKENSLQQVDLNQISEDSISPEMDLEAALKECSTALDLFLNNRFSDALALLKPWKSQSMYHAMGYSSILVMQAAMTFEPNDMDAAMTSLKESLQTCQRFRKKTGIVETLTGLWFRQPADNLTEEEMHAELCYAEVLLQNAALTFLDESIIGFIKGGMRIRNSYQIYKVCQALAGVPTDMENQKSTHIHFRGGVNMGIGSFNLMVSLLPSKVLRLMEFLGFSGDREMGLSELRKGATCNSLRSILSTLTLLMFHLYITVILGTGEGNLTEAEALLEPYIEKFPNGALILFYIARIALLKGNFSFAQQKFLACIATQQEWRQIHHLCYWELMWAYCFEQNWTEAYRYADLLCKESKWSPAIYTFHKAAILSMLPEEQVTTLGENVVELFRQVEGLRRRIAGKSIPTEKFAANKAKRYSSSNPAKLSVPALEMMYVWNGFTIVGKRPELTKSILTTLEEAEELLRNDPNPSEYHLDDQCVVQLLKGLCLRQLGHLAKAELCFNHVISSEKDIKHDNYLAPFTMYELGLLHKQKGDINTAITVIENVTMNYKDYHMESRLHFRIHAVLNTMGSFSAKAPPSRTPV